The segment AGGTCGAGGTAGGGTAGCGGCTGCGGATCGTCGGGGGGGCGCTCGAATGCCGGGCTGCGAAATGGCGCGAGCGCTTCCAGCGTGACGATCCACGGCGAGATTGTGGTCGCAAAGCTTTTGGCGAGAAACGGCCCCAACGGCTGGTATTCCCAGGTCTGAATATCACGCGCCGACCAGTCGTTAACCAGGCACAGGCCAAAGATGTGCTGCTCGGCCTGATCGATCGTGATCGGCTGGCCCAGCGGATTGCCAGGTCCGACGAAGAATCCGACCTCTGCCTCGTAGTCCAGCAGCTTGCACGGCCCGAAGCTCGGATGCTGCGCCTGCGGATCGCGGGTCTGGCCCTTGGGTCGGCGCACGGCAGTTCCACTGGCGACGATCGAGGAGGCCCGCCCGTGATAGCCGATCGGTACGTATTTGTAGTTGGGCAACAATGGGTTGTCGGGGCGGAACATGCTGCCGACGTTCGTGGCGTGATGCACCGAGGCGTAGAAGTCGGTGTAGTCGCCGATCTCAACCGGCAGCAGCAGCTCGGCCTCGGCGATCGGCACCAACATTGTGTCGCCGATCTGCCGATCGCGCTGGTAGGCTGCGCTATCCGCCCGCAGAAGGCGGCTGATCTGCTGCCGCAGCGCCGACCAGGCGGCTGGCCCAAGCGACATCAGCCCATTGAGCGACGGCGCGGCACACGCCTCCGCAGCCGGACCATCCAACAAGCCCTGGCGCAGGCATGTGCTGATGTCAAGAACGTGATCGCCGATTGCGACGCCCACCCGTGCGGCTTCGCTCGTACCTGCCCGCCGGAACACGCCGAACGGTAGATTCTGGATCGGAAAATCGGTTGCCGGATCGTGCGCTGATTCGACCCAACTGCGCAGGTGCGGATCGTGTGTCTCGTTGAGGGCGTATGTCATACAAGCTGCATCGCTTTCAACTCGTCGATCGGCTCTTGGAACGAGCAAGAGCCAAACGATATGGCGAATTGTTGCCGTACCTGTGACAGGACATCGGTATCGAGCCGATGGTTGCGCCATAGAATGCCGCTGTCTTCAAACCGGAATGCCTCAGCCGACTCTTCGAGCAATACCTGCATTGCGCCATCAACATCCATTCCAGCAGCCACGAACGCGGTGCTCAGGAACACGTTGAGGAATCCGTACATCGTTCCGGTGGCGCTATCGTGATCGTAGGTCAGGCGATAGACCGAGCGCAGCGGATGATGCAGGCCAGCCGTTGCTTTGAAGGGCACGCCCGACGTCACACAGGCATCGATAAAGCGGATAAGATCGCCGGGATCTGGAAACATCTCCTGGCGCGTACCGCCCGTCCGCAC is part of the Herpetosiphonaceae bacterium genome and harbors:
- the fahA gene encoding fumarylacetoacetase, yielding MTYALNETHDPHLRSWVESAHDPATDFPIQNLPFGVFRRAGTSEAARVGVAIGDHVLDISTCLRQGLLDGPAAEACAAPSLNGLMSLGPAAWSALRQQISRLLRADSAAYQRDRQIGDTMLVPIAEAELLLPVEIGDYTDFYASVHHATNVGSMFRPDNPLLPNYKYVPIGYHGRASSIVASGTAVRRPKGQTRDPQAQHPSFGPCKLLDYEAEVGFFVGPGNPLGQPITIDQAEQHIFGLCLVNDWSARDIQTWEYQPLGPFLAKSFATTISPWIVTLEALAPFRSPAFERPPDDPQPLPYLDLDENRDQGGIDMTIEVYLASRQMREQGIAPLRLSRSSFGGMYWTIAQMLTHHASNGCNLRPGDLLASGTVSGEDKDARGCLLELTWRGAEPIELPTGETRKFLQDGDEVIMRGSCERSGAVRVGFGESRGIVLPAVE